The Pseudomonadota bacterium DNA segment CTTTTCGCGGAGCGCGTCATGCACTATCATGCGCCCATGGGCGTCGCCTCCATGGTCATCGGCATCGTCTCCCTCGTCATCGGTTTCGTCCCGATGTGCGGGTTCTGGGCCGCGGTGCCGGCGGTGATCGGGTTGATCCTCGGCGTCGTCGACCTCGTGCTCCGCTCGAAGCGAAAGCAGCCGCGCGGCAAGGCGATCGTCGGGGTCATCCTGAACCCGCTCGCGATCGTCATCATCGTCGCGTGGTTCGTGATCGCCGGGTACGGAGTCGAGATGGGCGCGGGCCAGCCGGTCACCGGCTGGGGACAGGGGTGGCAGCCGCCGCCGTCCGGGTGGGGAGCCGGCCCGTCGCGGTCGCCCATGCCGCTCCAGCCGAATCCGCAGGCGGTGCCGCTGCAGCCGGTACCGCTGCAGCCCATGCAGCCCATGGAGCCGATGCAGCCCGTGCCGCCCGACCCGAACGCGCCTCCGCCCGCGCCGCCTCCCCCTCTCCCGGCCGCGACGCCG contains these protein-coding regions:
- a CDS encoding DUF4190 domain-containing protein, whose translation is MHYHAPMGVASMVIGIVSLVIGFVPMCGFWAAVPAVIGLILGVVDLVLRSKRKQPRGKAIVGVILNPLAIVIIVAWFVIAGYGVEMGAGQPVTGWGQGWQPPPSGWGAGPSRSPMPLQPNPQAVPLQPVPLQPMQPMEPMQPVPPDPNAPPPAPPPPLPAATP